Genomic DNA from Magnolia sinica isolate HGM2019 chromosome 4, MsV1, whole genome shotgun sequence:
GCTATCTTATTCAACTACCGCAACAATGCCATTGTAAGAACATACCCAAAAATGCCAGGTGGCGATCCTCGGTGCTACCCGAGCACAGGCTCCTCGGTTCTGCTTCCATTGAAGAATTTCAAAGAGGCGGAAGTTCTAGTCTGTGGCGGGGCCCCGATCGGGTCCTTCAATCAAGCGAATAAGGGCAATTTTATCAAAGCTTTAAATACTTGTGGACGGTTGAAAATCACCGATCAATCTCCACAATGGACGATGGAGACTATGCCAATTTCGAGAGTGATGGGAGATATGGTCTTGCTTCCGAACGGATACGTTCTCATCATCAATGGCGCTTCGTCGGGGACTGCTGGATGGGAATTGGGCCGCGATCCGGCGACTAGTCCTGTCATATACAAGCCAAATAATCGAGCTGGATCTCGATTTGAAGTGCAAAACCCATCAAAGATTCCTCGCCTTTATCATTCAACTGCTATTTTACTTCGCGACGGACGGGTTTTGATTGGCGGAAgcaatcctcatatcaagtatgtgTTCTCAGGTGTTCAGTACCCCACTGAACTAAGCTTGGAAGCGTTCTCGCCGCCGTATATGGAGTCATCCTATTCTGGTTTCCGGCCTAAGATTGTAACACCCACTGCACAAACCAAGCTGAATTATGGTGGGAATCTAGTTATTCAGTTTCAGGTATCGCTGCTGCTGAATCCGAAGGGAGTTTCAGTGACAATGGTGGCGCCGTCATTTGCTACACATTCATACTCCATGAATCAAAGATTGATAGTGTTGGGGAGTGGTCTTTTGGCAAAGAAGGTATCGGGTTTGACGTATGAAATCAGCGTATCGGCCCCAAATGCAGCTGTGATTGCACCACCTGGTAATTATTTACTGTTTGTTGTTCATGGTGGGATTCCAAGTGAGGGAATCTGGGTTCACATACAGTAATTTTgtctatttttcttttatatatatacatatatacaaatTTCTTATAGAAAATATGATTTTATAcccaattcttttcatttaaatgTTATAATTTTGTACTATTTTTATTCCAAAATGGAAATTGGGTGTAATGGAATGAAAAGAAATGGGTGTAGAAAGTGGCTTTCCAGACTATATATGAGACATGATAACAGGCAACTGGTTGGAAGATAATTTTCCATACACCAAGTGAATAACTTCCAATATATCATGTAAGTgcaaaatctaaaccatccaataggttgggccCATCACGTGTAATATCTTCTTAAAAAATAAGCCTCATCTACTCATCAACCAGACCAcaattgtattttgttatttatttgcaaatatacaatatttcccctggtgtggcccatttgattagagTGGTTGGGTTGAATTTAGTATAAGACGATCTTTTTCGTGGGGCTAACCTACtgggacagtgtggatttctcacatgcatGATAGGTTGCATGTGAACATTTctctcttgtttttttatttagtGAATTTGTAAAAGGAGATGAATAAGGAGAAGGAGAAATGGGAGGTGTAAGATCAGATTCTTGtgacttttgttttcttttgggaaGAAAAGGTGAGGATTCACAGGTAAGAAGAAGAAGTGTCGGTTTTAGcttttgtcactacaaaataaaagaaagaacgtggccttctttctctctttctactcTCGTCAATGTAGTCTTTGTACTTACTTTTTTAAAATAAGGTGTAAGTTGTAAAGCTGGAAGAAAACTACGtttggatttccttcctggctcGTGGCTTACTGAGTAACATTCATGCTCGTGATTACACGCTGGGTACAATTTGATAGTATTCATGACTTACCGGTATTTCTCGCATTACTCCGAGTATCAGGATGCATCTATGATTCGCCGCATTTTTGGCCATTCCGATGGTGTGCATAATTTACGTTTATTATATACTgcacttaccttatacacactttcaccaccctctaagttttctatgtttatgtacgatagatgcgtgcaggtggcgttagattgcagcagcgttgagcttggaacatgcagcggtcttctagagttttgatttttgacatatgtattttcctttcagcattgtattcaaatacttatattagtggatatgtgatgatgatgttgcctttatgatttggataaacttgtggttatgctccatacaaaaaatcatacaaaaaatcctccttgtagaatcccaagatcgaaatctggcgcatgcgcactgggagtcgagaatggagtactacggaggctgtcagcaccggattcagcgatcgaaaattttgtgagcccgattttcgagtttggggcgtgacagtacgcctattgtcagatcacacttcattgttaCCCACCCCACCAGGGAATCGATAACAAGACCTTTGTAGTGTTGAAACGAAGTATCGTTCACTCGTttcaccacttgagctatggatctgggtgtgaaaaggcgagcttaagaagtcctagaagaagggtgaataggactatgccaaataatcaaataaattgtgaaataataaataaatcagatatcttaatcgcactagtattgaaacgttgattcaaactgattcataggacaaccttcgcctaaacaagtttaggtaggacaaccttatttcatgaatttgataagaatcaaaatcttaaactgagcaagagtaaataaaactatctattcAATGTTGAATATTTACTATTTTAATTCAACCAAAGTTCAATTGGACGACACCACTTGAAGTAGTGTGGATTgaatgaaaccttcttagggccaaccatgaggcgtatttgccatcaaacctgtcataagatcacatggacctggattaagagaaaatacaaatattagcttgatagaGTATTTTgtgaccttaggaagttttcaacggtagtagCCATACAATTCttactgtttcttatgatgtggtccacttgaactatggacctattttatttttggggctTATAGCCCAGGATAATctgaaataaaaatagatggactgtgtggacctaagaaatacatcatgatggggcagcGTATTCCAAAAAGAGAAGAAAGCTAGAAGTGTTGAAATGTGGAACTTCGATGGGCTCTCTTACCATGCATGTGTCAgatacatactgtccatccattttcttccatattattttaagatactagatttaaaaaaaaaataaaaaaaaatcatatcattttagaacatgagaccaaaaatgatagATCCATTCTCAAAtaagccacaccacaggaaaccgtgagAATTAGACAcatattgttgaaaactttttgtggctATAATAAGGTTGTGCGTTGaaccgagtcgaggtgggccaagcttggcttaacTCGTATGTGCTCTCCTCaagttcgagttcgagctcgagctcgagcttggcctcgaacttactattggagcttggcttgtttgtcaaacctttcgaGTTGAACTCGAGGCGAGCTATTGGATTGAGTCGatgcgagcttacctcgagttaAGTCGAGCCTACACTCAACCCGATCCAACTCACACCCGAATCAACCCAGCAACCGGACCCAATCGACACCCGTCTcaacctagccacccaacccaactcccaaatcaaatatttaattaattaattaattaattacttatatatatatatattatttttttctttttaaatataatatattataaattcaagtcgagctgagctcgagcttgagtttcaagttgagttgagtcaagtcaagATTCACTGTGATCGAACTCGGCTCGTTTTCAAAATGAGCTAGCATTTGAAGCTTGGTTCCGCCTCTAGTTGTCGTTCGTGCTACGTCAAGCAAAGCTAGTGAGCTGAGCCGAGCaggctttttgagctagcttggctcatgtacaaccctaggtctatgtgaccttatgaaggggGTTACCCTACAATGGAcataaggaaggtttcaacagtagtagTCGTTCGATCCAGATGctctctatggtgtggtctatttaagctTTGGATGCATGTCCTACATTTTGGGGCTCGTGCTCTAAGAATGATCTGAAATTTTTGGTGGAATCTCATAGCGTTGTGTGTGCTGGAGTCATCCACGATGACATGGACTCATGAGAATGCGAACTCATTGAATTTGCTTTGCCTTCTACGCAGCCAATCCGCACTCTTCAAAGAATAATAACAAAATCTCTCTTGGAAAGTAATTACATAGACGCGTTGGCAGATATTGCCAACTCATTCAAGGAACACAAGCATCCACATTTCCTTTTTTCATCAACAAAGTATACACATGATATTGATATTTCCTACTTTTGGTGTTGTTTTTTAATGATAAATGCTCGAATACAACATTGTATGAGAACTTTAAAATACAATGCTTTCTTTCCTGCAAATGCACCacttgtgtataacatccaagccatgcaaCAGGTGCAATGTATTATAAAGACCACTTGTGGTGAAAATCAGGACAGTCCATCACCCttctggcccacctaatgacaTCTTCATTGCATGACTCATCATTTTTCAGTGCTCAAATGAacatttttcattggaaaaaagCATTGATACTCTGGTTGGATAGGACatttgagctagcttggctccTGTACAgccctaggtctatgtgaccttatgaaggggGTTACCTTACAATGGacctaaggaaggtttcaacagtagtttttttttttttaacacgcacacacaccaccacacactcacgccttagtgggaatgggtgctcgaacccttgaccgggtgttgaaactcccaagagtctaccactggagcaagagcaaggaccccgtTTCAACAGTAATTATTCGATCCGGCtgttctctgtggtgtggtccatttaagctctGGATGTCCTACATTACGGGGCTCATTTTGGTGGAATATCATAACGTACATGTGCTGGAGTCATCCACGATGACATGAATTAATGATAAGCGACCTCattgaatttcctttgccttcctcACAGCCAATCCGCACTCttgaaagaataataataaaatctcttTTAGAAAATAAGAACATGCATAGACGCGTTGGCAAATATTGCCAACTCATTCAAGGAACATATGCATCCACATTTCCTTTTTTTGCATCAATAAAGTATACACATGATATTGATGAAAAAAAGTCCCATTGATTAGATGTCCCCAACCTCTGATTATTTGAAATTTGTTTGTTGAACTTGGACAACTgaccattaatttttattttactgTCTGACATTTTGGCAGATATCCCATTGATTATATCCACATTTTCTTACTTGCCGTGTTGATTTCAAGGCAACTTAAAAGACCACATGTTGAGAAAACAAGGATAGACCGTTCATTACGTAGACTGCCACAttgaaataaatggacggtggatGGTCCTACTTGTTTTAAGTTTTTGGCACTTCTAATTAGAGCACTGGTAAAGCATTTTTCCCTAATGAtcttgatggtatggcccattaCTTTTCATGGCTCAGATGTTTTGTCGAAGTGAAacactaggaaaaaaaaaaaaaaatagatacgtTTTTTTGTCGAAGTTGCTATACCACGTTGTATCTGAACATGTCTATATTCTTGTTGAGAAAGGATAAAAATGCATTGATTCTGTGGGTGGACGGGACGGAGACCTAAGCTTTAtgcggtccaccgtgatgtgtgtgttatatctacaccgtccatccttttcgcCAGATTAGTTTAGGCATGAACCCCAACATCACATAGAtcataatctcaagtggaccacactataggaaataatgaggaaaatgatgcccaccgttgaaaccttcccaaggcccaacgtgatgtttatttgccatccaacctgttaataaagtGATTTCGacggggatgaaggaaaaacacaaatatcatctttatataaaatttttgtggcccccagAAAGTTTTTACTGGTTGATgttaaatccccactattttctgtggtgtgatccagttgATGTTTGGGTCCCTGCCTAGTTTTAGGATTATACCTAAATTGAGATGGAAAtttgaatgaacggagtggatataacgaATACATCACAGAGGGCCCCAAAGCTTTGGGCTGCAGGACCCACGGGCAATCCGCGTTCAGATGGAAAAATCAATCGTACCGACGcgctcggacgcggattgccagcAACTCCCAGCTATAAGGAATTCCTCCGAGCCCACCGTGattgtgtcttatatccacgccgttcattcgcTTCTCCAGCTCATTTATGGGCATGAgccagatacaaagctcaagtggaccgcaccatacgaaatagtggggatagttacgcccaccgttgaaaccttcctaaggtccaccatgatgtttatttgccatcaaaactgttaataaggttactccaacctggatgaagggaaaacacaaatatcaccttgatccaaaacttccgtggccccaagatttttttaattaatctgtactgtttcctatggtgtggtccacttgagctttagatctgcctaatttttttacccatgtcttaaaataagctgaaaaaactgagggacggagtggatacaacacatacgtcgcAGTGGACCCCCACAGATACAACTATGAATCCCACATTAGATGTCAATATGATTGTAGGTCGAAACCTCCAATTATCAGACATCACATATCCATTTATTGAACCTGGACCATTGACTATTTTCGTTTTAAACGTCCAATTCATTTCCACCAGTTTGGTAGTTAGGATCATCATTTTTAGATCgatttggatggcttagattgagATACATGTCCTAACCGGTGGCCTAGATTCACTCTCTAGGGAGCTAAGCGATGTACCGTGAAGTCTTTTTTTTGTGTGTATCCTTACTcacttgctcgggtggtagactctcggtagtttcaacacccggtcaagggttcttatttttaattaagaaaagaaaatgcaTTGATACTTTGGTAGGATGGGGCGTATATGCACCtcaatcagaaccatccatttcGTGGGTCCCATTTTAGATGGGGCATGGATCAAAACTTCTATTGATTCGTTGCCCCTAATCTCCAATTATGGTAATTAAGCTTGTTTGTTAAATATGGACCATTGCaaattttcattttaactgtccatttcatGGCTGCCAGTGGAAATgatttggacagcttggattgagGCCACGTATGCATCTGTACCAATCATAAACTAACTCCATCCTTCTAATTAGGGAGATAGCAGATATTGAATGACATGTCATAGTTTGAAAattgcatgggccaaaaatatatatcAAACTAATATGGACGTACGGTTACGTGACATTTTACATCTGATTAAAAAATAGTGGGGTTGTTTGCCTCTCTCTTCAAGTGGAAGAGTCTGTTTGCAGCCATACAACCTTTTTCTCTCACGCACATTCCCTACATGGATGGAAATGTATTGGGTTAGTGGAGCATAAAACCCCTTGTAATCCACATTCAGGAAGGATTCTTGTCTAAGTTTTTTTTCTAATTAAGTACTATCATTCCTACTCAAAAGCATGCACAAAATAGGTAGGGAAGAGAATAATGGGCCATGCCAAGTTAGGTACATGATCATACTACATGGCCAAAGTGCTAGAATGATACGTGTGTATGATAagagtaagtggggcccactgtgatagtgTTCATCCGAAAATAAGGTCAATCAGCTCATCAAAGAGGCCACGAGTACCAAAAAAACAGTTGTTTAAGAAATATTAGAAATCAAGTGATGCCCCACTTTAATCATGTAAACGTGTCGTTGATGGTGACGATCAGTTCCGGTGGTGATGGGTGGGCCTAAATGTTTTTTAGCATAGGATTTCAATTTTGGAAATTTAGGTATTAATCAATCTGAGATGGATCAAGGTATGGTTTTTGGCTTAAGCCCCAGGAACATGCAAA
This window encodes:
- the LOC131244602 gene encoding aldehyde oxidase GLOX-like, yielding MALPISFLLFFHFILLTGTLHRNLTHAAGGQWTLLKPSIGISAMHMQLLSNDRVVIFDRTDFGRSNLSLPDGKCRNDPNDNAVKIDCSAHSAEYDVATNSIRPLMILTDTWCSSGTVAPDGRLIQTGGFNDGDRTVRIFTPCDNCDWEEKPTALGVRRWYATNQILPNGCAIIIGGRRQFNYEFYPKSNGMDRVFSLPFLQQTRDPEENNLYPFVHLNVDGNLFIFSNNRAILFNYRNNAIVRTYPKMPGGDPRCYPSTGSSVLLPLKNFKEAEVLVCGGAPIGSFNQANKGNFIKALNTCGRLKITDQSPQWTMETMPISRVMGDMVLLPNGYVLIINGASSGTAGWELGRDPATSPVIYKPNNRAGSRFEVQNPSKIPRLYHSTAILLRDGRVLIGGSNPHIKYVFSGVQYPTELSLEAFSPPYMESSYSGFRPKIVTPTAQTKLNYGGNLVIQFQVSLLLNPKGVSVTMVAPSFATHSYSMNQRLIVLGSGLLAKKVSGLTYEISVSAPNAAVIAPPGNYLLFVVHGGIPSEGIWVHIQ